The Musa acuminata AAA Group cultivar baxijiao chromosome BXJ3-6, Cavendish_Baxijiao_AAA, whole genome shotgun sequence region ACTTTATAGGCTCAATGCATGTCACACCCAGTACGATCATCGATCTGATAGGGATCCAATCAGGCGGACCAAGTTCAGCAGGTACCAGATGATTAATTTATGATCCCCATTTGTCATGCTAGCTGTATAATTAGGTATGCAGGAGGATGATAAACCATACAATACTTTAAAAGCATCATAGACATTGCATTCCAGAAACAAAAAAGGAAATAAAGCACCTTTATTGATAGATTAAATAGTTATATGATAGCTTGGACTTGAGGGAAGTAGGtgtcttaaaatatttttttctgtaaTATAATATAAAGTTCTAATTATTAATTTGAATATCAAAATTTGGGATAAGCATATGTTATTTTAATATGATATGTTATATGCTTAACATATTAGTCTTGTTATAATTATCTGTTAATGTTATTTATGTTTATTTGCTTGTATCATGAGATGCTCATATAATGTGATTAGTTATTCAAATTTTGCTTCGTAACTGTTTTAGTTAGGAATTAGTGTTCATGAAAATACATAATTGCATAGCAATTGATGTGGGAGTACATCAGTCAATATAATATGCTTGTATGTATTTTCAAGTTGATAGTTCAAGTGACTTAGATGTAAGATTTCATACGGATGACTATAGGTTAGGCTGGTTTGAAGAAATGTGGTTAGACTTGACCTAGCCTACGTCATGGCCATTCGGTAGATCCTCACATTCCTGGCTTCAGGTCATGACATATGTGCTCCGCATTGTAAGCCATGTCAGTGCCACAAGGGAGTTATGTTGGGGTCAGGTCACCAACATGCCAGCACAATAGATACAAGAACTTTGGTGAAACTGTGTTTGGCCATTTATCACTAAGTCATCTCACAGTGACTGCCATGTCATTGCCATGTCAAGATACATGGATTATAATGTGAGATGGGCAACAACAGAAGTTGTGTCTGACAGAGCAAAACGCAGATAGGTCAAGTGATACAGTAAAACCACAAATTAAAGAAATTTCCTGATACATAAACACAAAATAAACAAATAGATGCATGAATGTGTTGGCATCAATATAGCACCGTGTGGCACCTACATGGCTTTGATGTGTGTTGTAAAATGAATTTTGGGATTTACATCAATCCAACATATTGCCAACTGAACTCCATGCATTCATTATGCCATTGGGTGTTCATCAAATGAAATAGTTCAAATATGATATACATATATAAGCATCAGTGATCAGCATGTTTTCTTTTTAAGAGGCCAGAACTAATcactttttatgtttatttttatgcTTTTTTAACGACTAAGCAAATACTAGAGAAAATGCTTGATTGGCAAGATAGATGAGTTATTACTTTTGCTTGGATACCCTAAAACATAATATTCTTTTGTGCATTTTTTAAAATCAAAGGTAGACTTATCAAATGAAGTGTGCATTTTAACTTGGGAATAAGATATGTAGTATGAGAAGGGTTCCCCTATGGTATCTATTTAATCTTTGTGGTTGAGTTGCTATATGACACTCGTTTTCATTTGCCAAGAACATGCGCTTTACTTTGCCCTCTTTACTGCATTTGTATGCAAGTTTCCTAATTAGTCAGTCATATTTCAGTGGATTCGTGACCAATCTTGCTGCCAAAATGCTCTGTGCTATGGTTTATTCAATTCTTAAAAGATCAAACAGAATAAGTTTTTGTTGCTAATGTTCTAAGCAATGCAGATTCCAGGCCCTGCACCTCCCAAAGGGCCATTGGTAGAGCATAATAAGGCACTTGGACTTTGGGCATTAAAACTACCTTCTGCAGATGCTGTTGTTGTCCGGAGAACACTTGCAATGCTGGCAGAGAATCCTCATGGTCTTCCAGGTGCCAATGAAAGTGATGAGCATGCAGAGAAGAGAAAGGCTTACTGGTCTACAGTGAAGCCTGCTCATTTTGGTGTAAAGATTGGCACAAAATCTATACTAGGAATTTTCCGGTTCATGGTAACTGGATTATTCATCGGACTCTTTGGAGCATTTGCAGTTGGGAGGTCACTTCTCTTAAAATTTCCAGAAATATTTTCTCTTGGCTGGTTTAGAAAGACTGGACCAACAGAAGAAGAGGTCAGAAGTGCTTTGTTCAACATGTGGTTTGTCGGGCATGGCTATAATGACATTAGCCTGGCTTCACAGAGTGGTAAGAAACCCGACACTGAGGTAATCACCAGAGTGTCTGGCCCTGAGATCGGATACCTGACCACTCCAATTACCCTCCTCCAGTGCGCTCTTATTGTATTGAGCGAACGTGAGAACTTACCGAAGGGTGGTGTTCTTACTCCAGGAATTGTCTTTGGCCCCACTGATCTGCAGAGACGCCTCCAAGACAATGGGatatcttttgatgtcatctcGACGAGAGCTTCTCTGCATTAGTTTCTTGCTCTTATTTCGCTCCTATGCAAAGATAAGGCTATGTCTGAATAGTGATCTCTTCTGAGCCTGAGAGCTATAGTTGGTCATATGAATGTAATAAAGTCCTTGTTCATTTTGTGCTTTCTAGGTCTGTAATGTGCATCTATGTTGTTCTGTGAACTTGTAGTATTCTAGTAGAAATAACAGACGAGACT contains the following coding sequences:
- the LOC103988923 gene encoding probable mitochondrial saccharopine dehydrogenase-like oxidoreductase At5g39410; translated protein: MAVREFDLIIFGASGFTGKYVVREALKFLSAPGPLRSLALAGRSPSKLAAALQWAAAPSPPPPLPLIPADVSDPDSLLALCRRTRLVLDCVGPFRLYGEPVVAACVEAGTDYLDISGEPEFMERMEAKYHEQAEKAGSLVVSACGFDSVPAEMGLMFHSRQWVPPAVPNRVEAYLSLESERRIVGNLGTYESAVLGVANVRQLQDLRKSRPKRARPMIPGPAPPKGPLVEHNKALGLWALKLPSADAVVVRRTLAMLAENPHGLPGANESDEHAEKRKAYWSTVKPAHFGVKIGTKSILGIFRFMVTGLFIGLFGAFAVGRSLLLKFPEIFSLGWFRKTGPTEEEVRSALFNMWFVGHGYNDISLASQSGKKPDTEVITRVSGPEIGYLTTPITLLQCALIVLSERENLPKGGVLTPGIVFGPTDLQRRLQDNGISFDVISTRASLH